From a region of the Gordonia sp. PP30 genome:
- the mptB gene encoding polyprenol phosphomannose-dependent alpha 1,6 mannosyltransferase MptB gives MSARLRGLLSHPDALLGFVGAVLFAVGTYGVADIPRNDTTLQNLGLAPITYGSGKALAWIAFWTGVTLMVIAWIRIGRAVLAGTSDLDVRGTRWTVCAWALPMLFAVPVFSRDVYAYLGQAWVLAQGYNPYLDGPAHAPGPIVDSMAQIWAPTTSPYTPLFMLIARGVVAVTGQNVIAGVFVMRLVLLIGLALSLWALPALAERFGASRRLALWLVLLNPMLLAHLVAGPHLELLMMGFLAAGVAVVVGAGSTSTEPGMNSASGPDDVRGRPVYGLLLLGVAASIKITAAVAIPFVVWMWLDQLRRQRAARGEAAPLGARRFVGVFAATALIPAAVFGVFTLTLGLGLGWLNGLSWASRIINPFTIPTLAGHLVTYAAAPFHVWNLQQVLPVTRAIGEVVLAVLLVWFWWRSRTDTRAAVAGAAWAMLAVLLLEPSTLPWYYVWTLVLAVAFDLPLWVRQVVVGVSVFFLITFQPDDSITFYKPIPSLVALLLAVLAAVSLDRRDPLRLRRLRDWAFAIPPKHD, from the coding sequence ATGAGCGCGCGGCTGCGAGGACTGCTGAGCCACCCCGACGCACTGCTCGGGTTCGTGGGCGCGGTCCTGTTCGCAGTCGGCACCTACGGGGTGGCCGACATCCCGCGCAACGACACGACCCTGCAGAACCTCGGGCTGGCCCCGATCACCTACGGCAGCGGCAAGGCGCTCGCCTGGATCGCGTTCTGGACCGGCGTCACGCTGATGGTGATCGCCTGGATCCGGATCGGCCGCGCGGTGCTCGCCGGCACCAGCGATCTGGACGTGCGCGGCACCCGCTGGACCGTGTGCGCCTGGGCGCTGCCGATGCTGTTCGCCGTGCCGGTGTTCAGCCGCGACGTCTACGCGTATCTCGGTCAGGCCTGGGTGCTGGCGCAGGGCTACAACCCCTATCTCGACGGCCCCGCACACGCGCCCGGCCCGATCGTCGACTCGATGGCGCAGATCTGGGCGCCCACCACGTCCCCGTACACCCCGCTGTTCATGCTGATCGCACGCGGTGTCGTCGCGGTGACCGGGCAGAATGTGATCGCCGGGGTCTTCGTGATGCGCCTGGTGCTGCTGATCGGGCTCGCCCTCTCGCTGTGGGCGCTGCCCGCGCTCGCCGAGCGGTTCGGCGCCTCCCGGCGGCTCGCGCTGTGGCTGGTGCTGCTCAACCCGATGCTGCTGGCGCATCTGGTCGCCGGGCCGCACCTGGAACTGCTGATGATGGGCTTCCTCGCAGCGGGCGTCGCCGTGGTGGTCGGCGCCGGGAGCACGTCGACGGAGCCCGGCATGAACTCCGCGAGCGGGCCGGACGACGTCCGCGGGCGCCCGGTGTACGGCCTGCTTCTGCTCGGCGTCGCCGCGTCGATCAAGATCACCGCGGCCGTCGCGATCCCCTTCGTGGTGTGGATGTGGCTCGATCAGCTGCGGAGACAGCGCGCCGCCCGCGGCGAGGCCGCGCCGCTCGGCGCACGTCGCTTCGTCGGCGTCTTCGCGGCCACCGCCCTGATCCCGGCCGCGGTCTTCGGCGTGTTCACCCTGACCCTGGGGCTCGGCCTCGGGTGGCTGAACGGTCTGTCGTGGGCGTCGCGCATCATCAATCCGTTCACCATCCCCACGCTGGCCGGGCACCTCGTCACCTATGCGGCCGCGCCGTTCCACGTCTGGAACCTGCAGCAGGTGCTGCCGGTGACGCGGGCGATCGGCGAAGTGGTGCTGGCGGTGCTCCTGGTCTGGTTCTGGTGGCGTTCGCGCACCGATACGCGGGCGGCCGTCGCCGGGGCCGCGTGGGCGATGCTGGCGGTGCTGCTGCTGGAGCCGTCGACCCTGCCCTGGTACTACGTGTGGACGCTGGTGCTGGCCGTCGCATTCGACCTGCCTCTGTGGGTCCGGCAGGTGGTGGTCGGGGTGAGCGTGTTCTTCCTCATCACCTTCCAGCCCGACGATTCGATCACCTTCTACAAGCCGATTCCCTCGTTGGTCGCGCTGTTGCTCGCCGTGCTCGCCGCGGTCTCGCTCGACCGCCGGGATCCGCTGCGCCTGCGCAGGCTGCGGGACTGGGCCTTCGCGATCCCGCCGAAGCATGACTGA